A genomic region of Deinococcus sp. KSM4-11 contains the following coding sequences:
- a CDS encoding M12 family metallopeptidase: MTNSRRRNNADQPGETRGEFRSGPLAGTAIMTGPHVPQRGLPWADVDGQAIFEGDIVLGSAADLAAAQGDEGTGRAESIGITGQSFRWPGGRIPYEIDPAMPNQQRVTDAIAHWHAHTSIRFAPKAASDMNFVHFTGGNGCSSMVGMRGGRQDITLGNGCSAGNAIHEIGHTVGLWHEQSREDRDTFITINFANVDPSTQHNFTQHIQDGDDLGAYDYGSIMHYPADAFSINGQPTIVPRQPLPAGVVMGQRTGLSTGDIAGVRAMYPQVKPIKEGIKDIRKDPIKDIRKEPVKEGLKDIRKDPIKDAPKDGIKEPIKDPIRDTIKEIRKDPVKDGHKDPIRDTIKEIRKDPIRDTIKEVRKDPIFDRMPKGPAADPIGPPVGPVLPGRDLGAGAGMTPFVLATPSRVPNYGQMDAFTQQADEQAQLLSDYDMAAQQLQELEEMLAEAEAHYAQVLEAYEAAVQTVQTLGQG; this comes from the coding sequence ATGACGAACTCTCGACGCAGGAACAACGCCGACCAGCCGGGCGAGACGCGCGGCGAATTCCGCTCCGGCCCGCTGGCCGGCACGGCGATCATGACCGGCCCGCACGTCCCGCAACGCGGCCTGCCGTGGGCCGATGTGGACGGCCAGGCGATCTTCGAGGGGGACATCGTCCTCGGCAGCGCCGCCGACCTGGCCGCCGCGCAGGGCGACGAGGGCACCGGACGGGCCGAGTCGATCGGGATCACCGGCCAGAGCTTCCGCTGGCCCGGCGGACGCATTCCCTACGAGATCGACCCGGCCATGCCCAACCAGCAGCGCGTGACGGACGCGATCGCGCACTGGCACGCGCACACCTCGATCCGCTTCGCGCCGAAGGCGGCGTCGGACATGAACTTCGTGCACTTCACGGGCGGCAACGGGTGCTCGTCCATGGTCGGCATGCGGGGCGGGCGGCAGGACATCACGCTCGGCAACGGCTGTTCGGCCGGGAACGCCATCCACGAGATCGGGCACACCGTGGGCCTGTGGCACGAGCAGAGCCGCGAGGATCGCGACACCTTCATCACCATCAACTTTGCGAACGTCGATCCCAGCACGCAGCACAACTTCACGCAGCACATCCAGGACGGCGACGACCTCGGCGCGTATGACTACGGCTCGATCATGCACTACCCGGCCGACGCCTTCAGCATCAATGGGCAGCCCACCATCGTGCCGCGCCAGCCCCTCCCGGCCGGGGTGGTCATGGGGCAGCGCACGGGCCTGTCGACCGGGGACATCGCGGGCGTGCGCGCCATGTACCCGCAGGTCAAGCCCATCAAAGAAGGCATCAAGGATATCCGCAAGGATCCCATCAAGGACATCCGCAAAGAGCCGGTCAAGGAGGGCCTCAAGGACATCCGCAAGGATCCCATCAAGGACGCTCCTAAGGACGGCATCAAGGAACCCATCAAGGACCCGATCCGGGACACCATCAAGGAGATCCGCAAAGACCCGGTCAAGGACGGGCACAAGGATCCGATCCGCGACACCATCAAGGAAATCCGCAAGGATCCCATCCGGGACACCATCAAGGAAGTCCGCAAGGATCCGATCTTCGACCGCATGCCCAAGGGCCCGGCCGCCGATCCCATCGGGCCGCCCGTGGGGCCGGTGCTGCCCGGCCGTGACCTGGGCGCAGGCGCGGGCATGACGCCCTTCGTGCTTGCCACGCCCAGCCGCGTGCCGAATTACGGCCAGATGGACGCCTTCACCCAGCAGGCCGACGAGCAGGCCCAGCTCCTGAGCGACTACGACATGGCCGCGCAGCAGCTGCAGGAACTCGAGGAGATGCTGGCCGAGGCTGAGGCCCACTACGCGCAGGTGCTCGAGGCGTACGAGGCCGCCGTGCAGACCGTGCAGACCCTCGGGCAGGGCTGA
- a CDS encoding MvdC/MvdD family ATP grasp protein, producing the protein MIAVVSYPGEEHTDDVVARLHRAGRDVVRLDLADFPAASGLSCSWEPGAPDAYRVHTAAGEVNLADARAGWWRRVRAHTLDPLVQDPDAVAFALSETNEAVSGMLDALGCPWMNPREADAAAHHKPLQWSVARQVGLTLPRTLVTTRPDDARAFIQDLGVGKVVFKAFIAILEAWRETRLVERQDLDQLDSVRFAPVIFQEYVPGVDLRIIAVGDRLYTAELDAQDTSYPVDMRMVIGEAKVRSAELPRALEDRLLELQRRLGLVYGAIDMRRTPDGEYVFFEVNPAGQWMFVEERTGLPISQAVADHLTVMADTGAPEVVRR; encoded by the coding sequence GTGATCGCGGTCGTCTCCTACCCGGGCGAGGAGCACACGGACGACGTCGTGGCCCGCCTGCACCGCGCCGGGCGGGATGTGGTGCGCCTCGACCTCGCGGATTTCCCGGCCGCGTCGGGCCTGAGCTGCTCGTGGGAGCCGGGCGCGCCCGACGCGTACCGCGTGCACACCGCCGCCGGCGAGGTGAACCTGGCGGACGCCCGCGCCGGGTGGTGGCGGCGCGTGCGCGCCCACACCCTCGACCCGCTGGTGCAGGATCCGGACGCCGTGGCCTTCGCGCTGTCCGAGACGAACGAGGCGGTCAGCGGCATGCTCGACGCCCTGGGCTGCCCGTGGATGAACCCCCGCGAGGCCGACGCCGCCGCGCACCACAAGCCGCTGCAGTGGTCGGTGGCCCGGCAGGTCGGCCTGACCCTGCCGCGCACCCTGGTCACCACCCGCCCCGACGACGCCCGGGCGTTCATCCAGGATCTCGGGGTGGGGAAGGTGGTGTTCAAGGCCTTCATCGCCATCCTCGAGGCGTGGCGGGAGACGCGGCTGGTCGAGCGGCAGGATCTGGATCAGCTCGACTCGGTGCGCTTCGCGCCGGTCATCTTCCAGGAGTACGTGCCGGGCGTGGACCTGCGCATCATCGCGGTCGGCGACCGGCTGTACACGGCGGAACTCGATGCGCAGGACACCTCGTACCCGGTGGACATGCGCATGGTGATCGGCGAGGCGAAGGTCAGGTCCGCCGAGCTGCCCCGCGCGCTCGAAGACCGCCTGCTGGAGCTGCAGCGCCGCCTGGGCCTGGTGTACGGCGCGATCGACATGCGCCGCACGCCGGACGGCGAGTACGTGTTCTTCGAGGTGAACCCCGCCGGGCAGTGGATGTTCGTCGAGGAGCGCACAGGCCTGCCGATCAGCCAGGCGGTCGCGGATCACCTGACCGTCATGGCCGATACAGGCGCGCCGGAGGTCGTGCGCCGGTGA